A section of the Roseivirga sp. BDSF3-8 genome encodes:
- a CDS encoding T9SS type A sorting domain-containing protein translates to MKFNKLFLCLCVGFAFTVETLHAQTCTTIANGDWSDASTWSCTGGVRNPPVGTWNGVELIINHDIYIGNNDVINMSFSSTMSKLTITSGSTLVFRSNSQLRLPSGSQVVLEEGAEIYAANNSRSTLIEIGGNGVWGRDCEAEGCTNGVLTGPGTMDENSNPNDPLPVDLLFFDANLIGNNVQLRWATTSEYNNSHFIIEKAGANLQFSEAGRIEGVGDSDVLLNYSFTDRSPISGVSYYRLVQVDLDGSTEISRTVAIHSSFINAGVKIFPNPSVGGSISLEYYHPEVNSLKVTYMDATGRVVYKEEVTEPIGSRVELGKDINLEKGLYEVHILLDNLVYVKRLLVN, encoded by the coding sequence ATGAAGTTCAATAAGCTTTTCCTTTGTTTGTGTGTGGGTTTCGCTTTTACGGTTGAAACACTGCACGCTCAGACATGTACAACTATTGCTAACGGTGACTGGTCAGATGCCAGCACATGGAGCTGTACCGGTGGCGTGAGGAATCCGCCAGTAGGAACCTGGAATGGCGTAGAGCTCATCATTAACCATGATATTTACATTGGTAATAACGATGTAATCAACATGAGCTTTAGCAGTACCATGTCCAAACTTACCATCACTTCTGGTAGTACACTCGTGTTTAGATCAAATTCTCAATTGAGGTTACCCTCAGGCTCTCAGGTTGTATTGGAGGAGGGCGCTGAGATTTATGCCGCTAACAACAGCAGATCGACCCTGATTGAGATTGGTGGAAACGGTGTATGGGGAAGAGATTGTGAGGCCGAAGGGTGTACTAATGGTGTTCTTACAGGCCCGGGAACTATGGATGAAAACTCCAACCCTAACGATCCGCTACCCGTAGATTTGCTGTTTTTCGATGCAAATCTTATAGGTAACAACGTGCAATTACGTTGGGCTACCACATCGGAATATAATAACAGTCACTTCATTATCGAGAAAGCAGGAGCCAACCTCCAATTCTCCGAAGCTGGCAGGATAGAAGGTGTCGGCGATAGTGATGTGCTGTTGAATTACAGCTTTACGGACAGGTCACCCATTAGTGGCGTGTCATATTACCGCCTGGTTCAGGTGGATCTGGATGGAAGTACTGAAATTTCCAGGACAGTGGCTATTCATTCCTCATTTATTAATGCCGGTGTAAAGATTTTCCCCAACCCCTCCGTTGGCGGGAGCATCTCACTGGAGTATTACCACCCTGAGGTAAATAGCCTGAAGGTAACTTATATGGATGCTACAGGCAGAGTAGTCTATAAAGAAGAGGTAACTGAGCCAATAGGTAGCCGTGTGGAACTAGGAAAAGACATTAACCTTGAAAAAGGATTATATGAGGTACATATACTTTTAGACAATCTTGTATACGTAAAAAGATTGCTTGTAAACTAA
- a CDS encoding methyltransferase gives MEHFANLPNLTSQAKQADPTQIMQVGLGFWASKTLLSAIKLDLFSFLGEKKETGPTIGKGLGIHPSHLYDWLDALASMGFLHREGTGETALYFNTLDTRTFLIKSSPQYIGGFLSMANDREYRFWADLEEGLQTGEAQNEIKYTGKESFEAIYEDKDTLKSFTDAMGSIQMGNFMAIAEKYDFSPYKKVVDIGGSGGVLASVLAMKHEHLELASFDLPALTPLVEDTIKQYGVEGRVKIHEGNFWFEKFPQADVYTMGNILHSFSMKNKRRLIRKAYEGLPEGGALIIIEMILDDNRIENSFGLLMSLNMLIESDGGFNYTFSEFDTWVKEAGFKRTEFFPLTGPVSAAIAYK, from the coding sequence ATGGAACATTTTGCTAACTTACCTAACCTGACTTCTCAGGCGAAGCAGGCAGATCCTACACAAATAATGCAGGTAGGCCTGGGCTTTTGGGCATCAAAAACACTTCTATCAGCTATTAAACTTGATCTCTTCTCATTTTTAGGAGAGAAAAAGGAGACAGGACCTACCATTGGTAAAGGCCTTGGTATTCACCCATCACACCTTTATGACTGGCTTGACGCTCTGGCGTCTATGGGCTTCCTGCACAGAGAAGGTACCGGCGAAACGGCCCTGTACTTCAATACACTGGATACGCGTACTTTCCTTATTAAAAGCAGTCCCCAGTATATCGGCGGTTTCCTTAGCATGGCTAATGACCGGGAGTATCGCTTCTGGGCGGACCTTGAAGAGGGCTTACAAACTGGAGAGGCTCAAAACGAGATTAAATATACTGGCAAAGAATCCTTCGAGGCGATCTATGAAGACAAAGACACATTAAAGTCCTTTACAGATGCCATGGGGAGCATACAGATGGGCAACTTTATGGCCATTGCAGAAAAGTATGACTTCAGCCCTTATAAGAAGGTGGTAGACATAGGTGGTTCAGGCGGTGTACTAGCGTCTGTACTGGCTATGAAGCATGAGCACCTGGAGCTTGCTTCGTTTGACCTTCCGGCCCTTACTCCGCTTGTAGAGGATACCATTAAGCAGTATGGTGTAGAAGGTCGCGTGAAGATTCATGAGGGTAACTTCTGGTTTGAGAAATTTCCTCAGGCAGATGTATACACCATGGGTAATATCCTTCATAGCTTCAGCATGAAAAATAAGAGGCGCCTGATCAGAAAGGCCTACGAAGGCTTGCCCGAAGGTGGCGCACTGATCATCATCGAGATGATCCTGGATGACAACCGTATAGAGAACTCATTCGGACTTCTTATGTCGCTTAACATGCTTATCGAGTCTGACGGTGGGTTTAACTATACCTTCAGTGAGTTTGATACGTGGGTAAAAGAGGCAGGATTCAAGCGCACAGAGTTTTTCCCTCTCACAGGGCCTGTTAGTGCAGCTATCGCCTACAAG
- a CDS encoding DUF4382 domain-containing protein has product MNKLFQGLALASAVFFASCSDDEGSTGTLSLSITDAPIDADLVEEAVISFTQVEVNGPEGWETVAQFEEPLSINLLDYQEGDGYFITEEELPAGNYSEFRLKLSAPERDGGDAANPGSYLKMTDGTVEPLFVPSGSQSGFKIKGEFFLQPDGVTNVTLDFNLRKSVVIAGASEKYLLKPVVRLIVNEDAGMIDGTLVDADSIGGSLVVYSYDDDTFTEAELTADLEENAFPNSVNSDLLDEAGDFRLAFMSSGIYDLYFVRTLDGVEEVIGTRQDVDVIPGTIVDLTVYADSLAN; this is encoded by the coding sequence ATGAATAAGTTATTTCAGGGTCTTGCCTTGGCTTCAGCCGTATTTTTTGCATCGTGTAGCGATGACGAAGGCAGTACCGGTACATTAAGTTTGTCTATTACTGATGCGCCCATTGATGCCGACCTTGTGGAAGAGGCTGTTATTTCATTTACTCAAGTGGAGGTAAACGGACCCGAAGGTTGGGAAACAGTAGCCCAATTTGAAGAGCCTTTGTCGATTAATCTGCTCGACTACCAGGAAGGTGACGGGTATTTCATAACAGAAGAAGAGTTGCCTGCAGGAAATTACAGTGAGTTCAGGCTAAAGCTTTCAGCCCCTGAACGTGATGGTGGTGATGCGGCCAACCCCGGTTCATACCTGAAAATGACTGATGGTACAGTAGAGCCTCTTTTCGTTCCCAGTGGTTCTCAGTCAGGTTTCAAAATTAAAGGCGAGTTTTTCCTACAGCCTGATGGCGTAACCAATGTAACCCTGGACTTTAACCTGAGAAAGAGTGTGGTAATAGCCGGAGCCAGTGAAAAATATCTTCTAAAACCAGTTGTGAGACTAATTGTAAACGAAGACGCCGGCATGATAGACGGTACGCTTGTGGATGCAGATAGCATTGGGGGGTCGCTGGTAGTGTATAGCTATGATGATGATACCTTTACTGAAGCCGAACTTACGGCCGATCTGGAGGAAAATGCTTTCCCCAACTCTGTAAATTCTGACCTGCTGGACGAAGCCGGAGATTTCAGGTTGGCTTTTATGAGTAGCGGAATCTATGACTTGTATTTTGTAAGAACCCTGGATGGTGTGGAAGAAGTGATTGGCACCCGCCAGGATGTGGATGTAATTCCTGGAACCATTGTGGACCTGACAGTATATGCTGATTCACTTGCTAATTGA